A genomic stretch from Bradyrhizobium sp. 195 includes:
- a CDS encoding protein-glutamate methylesterase/protein-glutamine glutaminase has protein sequence MSVAFAGNSATTGSREVGPLRVMVVDDSVVIRGLISRWIGAEHDMEVAASLRTGLEAVNQIERINPDVAVLDIEMPELDGISALPQLLAKKRDLVIIMASTLTRRNAEISFKALSLGAADYIPKPESTREASAADIFHHDLIQKIRHLGARLRRKHAVASPPLAPASPAPAPRGPIARPAAPAPAPALHAPSSGALVTRPFSTQAPKVLLIGSSTGGPQALMALVTELGPVIDRVPVLITQHMPPTFTTILAEHLARSSRKPAAEAVDGEPVKPGRIYLAPGGKHMRVARSGADTVIALDDGPAVNFCKPAVDPLFTSAIDIWHGSILSVILTGMGSDGMRGGKDIVAAGGSVIAQDEASSVVWGMPGAAANAGICAAILPLNQIGAKVNRLFAGDRS, from the coding sequence ATGAGTGTTGCGTTCGCAGGTAATTCGGCCACGACCGGCTCGCGCGAAGTGGGGCCGCTGCGGGTGATGGTCGTCGACGACTCCGTCGTCATCCGCGGTCTGATCTCGCGCTGGATCGGCGCCGAGCACGACATGGAAGTCGCGGCTTCGCTACGCACCGGGCTCGAAGCGGTCAACCAGATCGAACGCATCAATCCTGACGTTGCCGTGCTCGACATCGAAATGCCCGAGCTCGACGGCATCTCGGCGCTGCCGCAGCTCCTGGCGAAGAAGCGCGACCTGGTCATCATCATGGCCTCGACGCTGACCCGCCGCAACGCGGAGATCAGCTTCAAGGCGCTGTCGCTCGGCGCGGCCGACTATATTCCAAAGCCGGAATCGACGCGCGAGGCGTCGGCTGCGGATATCTTTCATCACGATTTGATCCAGAAGATCCGCCATCTCGGCGCGCGGCTGCGCCGAAAGCACGCGGTTGCAAGTCCCCCTCTGGCGCCTGCGAGCCCGGCTCCGGCCCCGCGCGGCCCGATTGCGCGGCCCGCCGCGCCCGCTCCGGCTCCCGCCCTGCACGCACCGTCGTCGGGAGCGCTCGTTACGCGCCCGTTCTCGACGCAGGCACCCAAGGTGCTGCTGATCGGCTCCTCGACCGGCGGGCCGCAGGCGCTGATGGCGCTCGTCACTGAGCTCGGCCCGGTGATCGACCGCGTCCCGGTGCTGATCACCCAGCACATGCCGCCGACCTTCACCACCATTCTCGCCGAGCACCTCGCGCGTTCGAGCCGCAAGCCCGCGGCCGAGGCGGTCGACGGCGAGCCGGTGAAGCCGGGACGGATTTATCTCGCGCCGGGCGGCAAGCACATGCGCGTCGCACGCAGCGGCGCTGACACCGTGATCGCGCTCGACGACGGCCCCGCCGTCAATTTCTGCAAGCCCGCGGTCGATCCGCTCTTCACCTCCGCCATCGACATCTGGCATGGCAGCATCCTCTCCGTGATCCTGACGGGCATGGGCTCGGACGGCATGCGCGGCGGCAAGGACATCGTTGCCGCCGGCGGCAGCGTCATCGCGCAGGACGAAGCCTCCAGCGTGGTCTGGGGCATGCCGGGCGCGGCGGCCAATGCCGGCATCTGCGCGGCGATCCTGCCGCTCAACCAGATCGGCGCCAAGGTCAACCGCCTGTTTGCGGGAGACCGCTCGTGA
- the chpT gene encoding histidine phosphotransferase ChpT: protein MSDASSPATATAPDMLELAALLCSRVCHDLISPVGAIVNGLEVLDDDPKPEDREFALDLIRKSAKTASARLQFCRLAFGAAGSSGAQIDLGDAQTMAKGHIEDGKCSITWNLPRLLMPKNRVKLLLNMLVVAQHTIPRGGMLTIDPIGEGETMSFRITATGHNARLPQNISELLSGERGPAADAHAIQPYYTRLLAQACGLTVKLAPEGEAITVTAS, encoded by the coding sequence ATGTCTGACGCCTCGTCACCCGCGACCGCTACTGCTCCCGATATGCTCGAACTCGCTGCGCTCTTGTGCTCGCGGGTCTGCCACGATCTCATCAGCCCCGTCGGTGCCATCGTCAACGGGCTCGAGGTGCTCGATGACGATCCCAAGCCCGAAGACCGCGAGTTCGCGCTCGACCTGATTCGCAAGAGCGCCAAGACCGCCTCGGCCCGGCTCCAGTTCTGCCGTCTCGCCTTCGGTGCGGCCGGCTCCTCCGGCGCACAGATCGATCTCGGCGATGCCCAGACCATGGCGAAGGGCCACATCGAGGACGGCAAGTGCTCGATCACCTGGAATCTGCCACGGCTCCTGATGCCGAAGAACCGCGTGAAGCTGCTGCTCAACATGCTGGTCGTCGCCCAGCACACGATCCCGCGCGGCGGCATGCTGACGATCGACCCGATCGGCGAGGGCGAGACGATGAGCTTTCGCATCACCGCGACCGGCCATAACGCGCGCCTGCCGCAGAACATCTCCGAACTCCTGAGCGGCGAGCGCGGCCCTGCCGCGGATGCTCACGCGATCCAGCCTTATTACACGCGGCTGTTGGCACAGGCCTGCGGGCTTACCGTCAAGCTTGCGCCGGAAGGCGAAGCCATCACCGTTACCGCTTCGTAA
- a CDS encoding CheR family methyltransferase produces MTPTDYDYLRKFLKERSGLDLSPEKQYLVESRLLPLARKASLSGIPDLVLKIRNGDGRLATDVVEAMTTNETFFYRDKIPFDHLRDTILPGLIKARAARKSLRIWSAASSTGQEPYSIAMCVKEMGAALAGWRIEIVATDLSQEVLEKSKAGIYSQFEVQRGLPIQHLMKYFSQVGEVWQLNADIRAMVQFRQLNLLQDFSHLGTFDVIFCRNVLIYFDQDTKAVIFERMAKGLEADGTLLLGAAESVVGITDAFRPIADRRGLYQLNPARSGRAMGGLMPPSLKIAAAR; encoded by the coding sequence GTGACGCCCACCGACTACGACTATCTGCGCAAGTTCCTGAAAGAGCGCTCCGGCCTCGATCTGTCCCCCGAGAAGCAATATCTGGTCGAAAGCCGACTGCTGCCGCTCGCCCGCAAGGCGAGTCTATCAGGCATTCCCGATCTCGTGCTGAAGATCCGGAACGGCGACGGCCGGCTTGCGACCGACGTGGTCGAAGCGATGACCACCAACGAGACCTTCTTCTACCGCGACAAGATCCCGTTCGATCATTTGCGCGACACCATCCTGCCGGGGCTGATCAAGGCGCGCGCGGCGCGCAAGAGCTTGCGCATCTGGTCGGCGGCGTCCTCGACCGGGCAGGAGCCCTATTCGATCGCGATGTGCGTGAAGGAGATGGGCGCGGCCCTCGCCGGTTGGCGCATCGAGATCGTCGCCACCGATCTGTCGCAAGAGGTGCTGGAGAAGTCGAAGGCGGGAATCTACAGCCAGTTCGAGGTGCAGCGCGGCCTGCCGATCCAGCACCTGATGAAGTATTTCTCGCAGGTCGGCGAAGTCTGGCAGCTCAATGCCGACATTCGCGCGATGGTGCAGTTCCGCCAGCTCAATCTGTTGCAGGACTTCTCCCATCTCGGCACCTTCGACGTGATCTTCTGCCGCAACGTGCTGATCTATTTCGACCAGGACACCAAGGCGGTGATCTTCGAGCGGATGGCCAAGGGCCTGGAGGCCGACGGCACGCTGCTGCTTGGTGCTGCCGAATCCGTCGTCGGCATCACCGATGCGTTCCGCCCCATCGCGGATCGCCGCGGTCTCTACCAGCTCAACCCCGCGCGCTCCGGGCGGGCGATGGGCGGATTGATGCCGCCGTCGTTGAAGATCGCAGCGGCGCGGTGA
- a CDS encoding DUF350 domain-containing protein: MILQSLAGLPAFLVYFCTGLIAIVAYLFVYTRITAHNEFQLIRDNEPAAAIALGLSLLGFVAPLVSAIAHSANVLDCLIWATIALVVQIIVFFLVKVPVPNLSARISAGELAPAIWLGLSSLAAGLLNAACMIY, from the coding sequence ATGATCCTGCAATCACTTGCCGGCCTGCCCGCCTTCCTGGTCTATTTCTGCACCGGGCTGATCGCGATCGTGGCGTATCTGTTCGTCTACACCCGCATCACCGCGCATAACGAGTTCCAGCTGATCCGCGACAACGAGCCGGCCGCGGCGATCGCGCTCGGGCTGAGCCTGCTCGGCTTCGTGGCGCCGCTGGTCAGCGCGATCGCACATTCGGCCAATGTGCTGGACTGCCTGATCTGGGCGACGATCGCGCTGGTCGTGCAGATCATCGTGTTCTTCCTCGTGAAGGTCCCGGTGCCGAACCTGTCGGCGCGGATCTCTGCCGGCGAGCTTGCCCCGGCGATCTGGCTTGGCCTGTCCTCGCTCGCCGCGGGCCTGCTCAACGCCGCCTGCATGATCTACTGA
- a CDS encoding DUF1134 domain-containing protein, with product MTFASRLAALALVAMVGWIVPASAQQAPPPNLPPPQRTPTPSTYGPDELVGAGHRFFGNVSRGLASIIEKAISQWGLPNGYILGEEGSGAFVAGLRYGEGTLYTKNAGDLRVYWQGPSLGFDWGGDGARTMTLVYNLPATNAIYQRFAGLDGSAYIIGGFGMTALTANNIVLVPIRSGLGLRLGANIGYLKYTPRATWNPF from the coding sequence ATGACTTTCGCATCACGCCTTGCTGCGCTCGCGCTCGTCGCGATGGTGGGCTGGATCGTGCCGGCCTCCGCCCAGCAGGCGCCGCCGCCCAATTTGCCGCCGCCGCAGCGGACCCCGACGCCCAGCACCTACGGGCCGGACGAGCTCGTCGGCGCCGGCCACCGTTTCTTCGGCAACGTCTCGCGCGGGCTCGCCTCGATCATCGAGAAGGCGATCAGCCAATGGGGTCTGCCCAACGGCTATATCCTGGGCGAGGAAGGTTCCGGCGCCTTCGTCGCCGGCCTGCGCTACGGCGAAGGTACGCTCTACACCAAGAACGCCGGGGATCTGCGGGTCTACTGGCAGGGCCCCTCGCTCGGCTTCGACTGGGGCGGCGACGGCGCGCGCACCATGACGCTGGTCTACAATCTGCCCGCCACCAACGCGATCTACCAGCGCTTCGCCGGCCTCGACGGCTCGGCCTACATCATCGGCGGCTTCGGCATGACCGCGCTCACCGCCAACAACATCGTGCTGGTGCCGATCCGCTCCGGGCTCGGCCTGCGGCTGGGCGCCAATATCGGCTATCTCAAATACACGCCGCGTGCGACCTGGAACCCGTTCTAG
- a CDS encoding chemotaxis protein CheW — MTSKKTQSSEGAMVEYVTAMIGGQLFGLPISRVQDVFMPERVTRVPLSSREIAGVLNLRGRIVTVVDMRARLGLPQPEDGKVPMAVGVDLRGESYGLLIDQIGEVLRLPEAGMEENPVNLDPRMAKLAGGVHRLEGQLMVVLDVDRVLELAPEMAA, encoded by the coding sequence ATGACCAGCAAGAAGACCCAGTCCAGCGAAGGCGCCATGGTCGAATACGTCACCGCGATGATCGGCGGCCAGCTGTTCGGCCTGCCGATCTCCCGCGTCCAGGACGTGTTCATGCCTGAGCGCGTCACCCGCGTGCCGCTGTCCTCGCGCGAGATCGCCGGCGTGTTGAACCTGCGCGGCCGCATCGTCACCGTGGTCGACATGCGCGCTCGGCTCGGCCTGCCGCAGCCTGAGGACGGCAAGGTGCCGATGGCGGTCGGCGTCGACCTGCGCGGCGAATCCTATGGCCTGCTGATCGACCAGATCGGCGAGGTACTGCGCCTGCCCGAAGCCGGCATGGAAGAGAACCCCGTCAACCTCGACCCCCGCATGGCCAAGCTCGCCGGCGGCGTCCACCGCCTCGAAGGACAGCTCATGGTCGTCCTCGACGTCGATCGCGTCCTCGAGCTCGCGCCCGAAATGGCGGCCTGA
- a CDS encoding YHS domain-containing (seleno)protein, which yields MRPGIALIGLLVCLLSGILIAGSGLPAEAATTERVVVNRFTGVAIEGFDPVAYFVDERAVQGTAEFEANLWGAVWRFRNEGNRASFLAHPEIYGPQFGGYDPADIARGVTVAGNPRFFAIVAQRLYLFSRETNRDAFAADPERYLYEVGKRWPALWEQLSQ from the coding sequence TTGCGCCCCGGAATTGCCTTGATCGGCCTCCTCGTCTGCCTGCTCTCGGGCATATTGATCGCCGGCTCGGGGTTGCCGGCCGAGGCGGCCACCACCGAGCGGGTCGTCGTCAATCGCTTCACCGGCGTTGCCATCGAGGGCTTCGATCCCGTCGCTTATTTCGTGGACGAGAGAGCGGTGCAGGGGACGGCCGAGTTCGAGGCGAACCTCTGGGGCGCGGTCTGGCGCTTCCGCAACGAGGGCAACCGCGCCTCCTTCCTGGCCCATCCCGAAATCTATGGCCCGCAATTCGGCGGCTACGATCCCGCCGATATCGCCCGCGGCGTCACCGTCGCCGGCAATCCCCGTTTCTTCGCGATCGTGGCGCAGCGGCTGTACCTGTTCAGCCGGGAAACCAATCGTGACGCCTTCGCCGCCGACCCCGAGCGGTACCTCTATGAGGTGGGCAAGCGCTGGCCGGCGCTCTGGGAACAGCTCAGTCAGTAG
- the cysQ gene encoding 3'(2'),5'-bisphosphate nucleotidase CysQ yields MKRIIDGAAAFGLMEPLTALVVKAGEAILRVNRAAMRVDGKQDGSPVTEADLAADRIIAEGLAQLAGDVPTLSEERTHLASPPFEGSFFLIDPLDGTKEFVAGRDEFTVNLALVTSGVPLLGIVSAPALGVLWRGIVGRGAERMGFDGMTVGTAEPIHTRKLPARGQPWIAAVSRSHGDPRSEAFIDNRPNAVRRTVGSAVKFGRIAEGSADIYPRFGPTCEWDVGAGSAVVTAAGGRVTDGKGGELKFGQRSDTGFIIPEFIAWGDPQAEP; encoded by the coding sequence GTGAAGCGGATCATCGACGGCGCGGCCGCATTCGGCCTGATGGAGCCGCTGACGGCGCTGGTGGTGAAGGCGGGCGAGGCGATCCTCAGGGTCAACCGCGCGGCGATGCGGGTCGACGGCAAGCAGGACGGCTCGCCGGTGACCGAGGCGGACCTTGCCGCCGACCGCATCATCGCGGAGGGCCTGGCCCAGCTCGCAGGCGACGTCCCGACGCTCTCGGAAGAGCGGACCCACCTCGCCTCCCCGCCATTCGAGGGCAGCTTCTTCCTGATCGATCCGCTCGACGGCACCAAGGAGTTCGTCGCCGGTCGGGACGAGTTCACCGTCAACCTCGCCCTCGTGACATCGGGCGTCCCGCTGCTGGGCATCGTCAGCGCGCCTGCGCTCGGCGTGCTGTGGCGCGGCATCGTCGGCCGCGGCGCCGAGCGCATGGGATTTGACGGCATGACCGTGGGAACGGCCGAGCCGATCCACACCCGCAAGCTGCCGGCACGGGGACAGCCCTGGATCGCGGCGGTGAGCCGCTCGCACGGCGATCCCAGGAGCGAGGCGTTCATCGACAACAGGCCCAATGCGGTCAGACGGACGGTCGGCTCGGCCGTGAAATTCGGCCGGATCGCTGAAGGCAGCGCCGATATCTACCCCCGCTTCGGGCCCACCTGTGAATGGGACGTCGGTGCCGGCTCGGCGGTGGTGACGGCGGCCGGCGGCAGGGTGACCGACGGCAAAGGCGGCGAGCTCAAATTCGGCCAGCGCAGCGACACCGGCTTCATCATCCCGGAGTTCATCGCCTGGGGCGACCCACAGGCAGAACCCTGA
- a CDS encoding hybrid sensor histidine kinase/response regulator — MDDLLREFLTETSESLDTVDNQLVKFEQEPNNAKILDNIFRLVHTIKGTCGFLGLPRLEALAHAGETLMGKFRDGMPVTGQAVTVILSSIDRIKEILAGLEATEAEPEGNDRDLIDKLEAMVEQGMAAMSGSAQPMPAGAAAAPVTEAPPLVPEAPVAAAPAPANMTTGSLIDQTLERPLRPGEVSLDELERAFRETAIEAPVPAPVAKAEPAAAAEAPAPAAKEAAKPAKEKPAVKKSMADEAVGEGDRIANQSIRVNVDTLEHLMTMVSELVLTRNQLLEISRRNEDTEFKVPLQRLSNVTAELQEGVMKTRMQPIGNAWQKLPRIVRDLSSELGKQIELEMHGADTELDRQVLDLIKDPLTHMVRNSADHGLETPAERLASGKGEQGTIRLSAYHEGGHIIICIADNGRGLNTEKIKAKAISSGLVTEAELEKMSEAQIHKFIFAPGFSTAAAITSVSGRGVGMDVVRTNIDQIGGTIDIKSVAGEGSSVTIKIPLTLAIVSALIVEAAGDRFAIPQLSVVELVRARANSEHRIERIKDTAVLRLRNKLLPLIHLKKLLKIDDGAASDPENGFIVVTQVGSQTFGIVVDGVFHTEEIVVKPMSTKLRHIDMFSGNTILGDGAVIMIIDPNGIAKALGAAGSSAHDMGDENGAHHIGSGEQTTSLLVFRAGSSQPKAVPLGLVTRLEELPADKIEFSNGRYMVQYREQLMPLVAMEGVTIASQGAQPILVFADDGRSMGLVVDEIIDIVEERLNIEVGGSSQGILGSAVIKGQATEVIDVGHFLPMAFADWFTRKEMKPSMHSQSVLLVDDSAFFRNMLAPVLKAAGYRVRTAPTAQEGLAALRAQSFDVVLTDIEMPDMNGFEFAEVIRSDNNLGSMPIIGLSALVSPAAIERGRQAGFHDYVAKFDRPGLIAALKEQTAGAAGASELSRAAA, encoded by the coding sequence ATGGATGATCTGTTGCGGGAGTTTTTGACGGAGACCAGCGAGAGCCTGGACACCGTGGACAACCAGCTGGTGAAGTTCGAACAGGAGCCGAACAACGCCAAGATCTTGGATAACATCTTCCGCCTGGTCCACACCATCAAGGGCACCTGCGGCTTCCTCGGCCTGCCGCGGCTCGAAGCGCTGGCACATGCCGGCGAGACGCTGATGGGCAAATTCCGTGACGGCATGCCGGTGACCGGGCAGGCGGTGACGGTGATCCTGTCCTCGATCGACCGCATCAAGGAGATTTTGGCCGGCCTCGAAGCGACGGAAGCCGAGCCTGAGGGTAACGACCGCGACCTCATCGACAAGCTGGAGGCGATGGTCGAGCAGGGCATGGCGGCAATGTCAGGCTCGGCGCAGCCGATGCCGGCGGGTGCGGCTGCTGCTCCCGTGACCGAAGCCCCGCCGCTGGTGCCGGAAGCACCTGTAGCTGCCGCGCCTGCGCCGGCAAACATGACAACCGGCTCGCTGATCGACCAGACCCTGGAGCGTCCGCTGCGTCCGGGCGAAGTCTCGCTCGACGAGCTCGAGCGCGCCTTCCGCGAGACCGCGATCGAAGCGCCGGTGCCTGCGCCTGTTGCTAAAGCCGAGCCCGCGGCGGCGGCTGAAGCCCCGGCACCTGCTGCCAAGGAAGCCGCAAAACCCGCCAAGGAGAAGCCCGCGGTCAAGAAGTCGATGGCCGACGAGGCTGTCGGCGAAGGCGACCGCATCGCCAACCAGTCGATCCGCGTCAACGTGGATACGCTGGAGCATTTGATGACCATGGTCTCCGAGCTGGTGCTGACCCGCAACCAGCTCCTGGAGATCTCCCGCCGCAACGAGGACACCGAGTTCAAGGTGCCGTTGCAGCGCCTGTCCAACGTCACCGCCGAGCTGCAGGAAGGCGTCATGAAGACGCGCATGCAGCCGATCGGCAATGCCTGGCAGAAGCTGCCCCGCATCGTCCGCGATCTCTCCAGCGAACTCGGCAAGCAGATCGAATTGGAGATGCACGGCGCCGACACCGAGCTCGACCGGCAGGTGCTCGATCTGATCAAGGACCCGCTCACCCACATGGTGCGCAACTCCGCCGATCATGGCCTGGAGACCCCCGCCGAGCGTCTTGCCAGCGGCAAGGGCGAGCAGGGCACCATTCGCCTCTCCGCCTATCACGAGGGCGGCCACATCATCATCTGCATCGCCGACAACGGCCGTGGCCTCAACACCGAGAAGATCAAGGCCAAGGCGATCTCCTCAGGTCTCGTCACCGAGGCCGAGCTCGAGAAGATGAGCGAAGCCCAGATCCACAAGTTCATCTTCGCGCCGGGCTTCTCGACCGCGGCCGCCATCACCTCGGTCTCCGGCCGCGGCGTCGGCATGGACGTGGTCCGCACCAATATCGACCAGATCGGCGGCACAATCGACATCAAGAGCGTGGCCGGCGAAGGATCTTCGGTCACCATCAAGATCCCGCTGACCCTGGCCATCGTCTCCGCGCTGATCGTGGAAGCCGCCGGTGACCGCTTCGCGATCCCGCAGCTCTCGGTGGTCGAGCTGGTGCGTGCCCGCGCCAACTCCGAGCACCGCATCGAGCGCATCAAGGACACCGCGGTGCTCAGGTTGCGCAACAAGCTGCTGCCGCTGATCCACCTCAAGAAGCTGCTCAAGATCGACGACGGCGCGGCCTCCGATCCCGAGAACGGTTTTATCGTGGTCACGCAAGTCGGCAGCCAGACCTTCGGCATCGTCGTCGACGGCGTGTTCCACACCGAAGAAATCGTGGTCAAGCCGATGTCGACCAAGCTCCGTCACATCGACATGTTCTCCGGCAACACCATCCTGGGCGATGGCGCGGTCATCATGATCATCGACCCCAACGGCATTGCGAAAGCGCTCGGCGCCGCCGGCTCCTCGGCCCATGACATGGGCGACGAGAACGGCGCCCATCACATCGGCTCGGGCGAGCAGACCACCTCGCTGCTCGTGTTCCGCGCCGGCTCGTCGCAGCCCAAGGCGGTCCCGCTCGGGCTGGTCACGCGCCTCGAAGAGCTGCCCGCCGACAAGATCGAGTTCTCGAACGGCCGCTACATGGTGCAGTACCGCGAGCAGCTGATGCCGCTCGTCGCCATGGAAGGCGTCACCATCGCCAGCCAGGGCGCCCAGCCGATCCTGGTGTTCGCCGATGACGGCCGCTCCATGGGCCTCGTCGTCGACGAGATCATCGACATCGTCGAGGAACGGCTCAATATCGAGGTCGGCGGCTCCAGCCAGGGCATTCTGGGCTCGGCCGTGATCAAGGGCCAGGCCACCGAGGTGATCGACGTCGGCCACTTCCTGCCGATGGCGTTCGCCGACTGGTTCACCCGCAAGGAGATGAAGCCGTCGATGCATTCGCAGTCGGTGCTGCTGGTCGACGACAGCGCGTTCTTCCGCAACATGCTGGCCCCGGTGCTCAAGGCGGCCGGCTACCGCGTCCGCACCGCGCCGACCGCGCAGGAGGGCCTCGCTGCCTTGCGCGCCCAGAGCTTCGACGTGGTCCTGACCGACATCGAGATGCCCGACATGAACGGGTTCGAGTTCGCCGAGGTGATCCGCTCCGACAACAATCTGGGCTCGATGCCGATCATCGGGCTGTCCGCCCTGGTGTCGCCGGCGGCGATCGAGCGCGGCCGTCAGGCCGGCTTCCACGACTACGTCGCCAAGTTCGACCGTCCCGGTCTGATCGCGGCGCTGAAGGAACAGACCGCGGGCGCCGCCGGCGCCTCCGAGCTGAGCCGGGCAGCGGCCTAA
- a CDS encoding response regulator → MRTCLVVDDSSVIRKVARRILEGLDFQILEAEDGEKALEACKRGLPDAVLLDWNMPVMDGYEFLGHLRRMPGGDQPKVVFCTTENDVAHIARALHAGANEYIMKPFDKDIVTAKFQEVGLI, encoded by the coding sequence ATGCGAACTTGTCTCGTCGTTGATGATTCCAGCGTCATCCGCAAGGTTGCGCGCCGGATCCTGGAGGGCCTCGACTTCCAGATCCTCGAAGCCGAGGACGGTGAGAAGGCGCTGGAAGCCTGCAAGCGCGGCTTGCCCGATGCGGTGCTGCTCGACTGGAACATGCCGGTGATGGACGGCTACGAGTTCCTCGGCCATCTCAGGCGCATGCCCGGCGGCGACCAGCCCAAGGTCGTGTTCTGCACCACCGAGAACGACGTCGCGCACATCGCGCGCGCGCTGCATGCCGGCGCCAACGAGTACATCATGAAGCCGTTCGACAAGGACATCGTGACGGCGAAATTCCAGGAAGTCGGCCTTATCTAA
- a CDS encoding glutathionylspermidine synthase family protein, with protein sequence MQRITCLERDDWRETAAQCGFVFHTIDGERYWDERAYYGFTLDEIERGIETPTGEIEAMCLELAGRVIGDERHLRRLQIPEAFWSLIAESWKRDDRSLYGRLDLSYDGKGPAKLLEYNADTPTSLFEAAVFQWTWLEQAIERRVIPSRADQFNSIHERLIAAWKEIAGGRHLHLTGSTGNQEDAGTLAYLEDTARQAGLSTRLLDIEQVGWRDEPGCFVDLDDGDITLAFKLYPWEWMFHDAFGAKLKDAPTRWIEPPWKAVLSNKGILPLLWEMFPNHPHLLPAFFEDDPRAAELRTSYVRKPLLSREGANVTIVSGGMALDEQAGPYGAEGFVRQALAPLPNFSGFYPVIGSWLVNHEPCGLSIREDESPITGNRSRFLPHAIL encoded by the coding sequence ATGCAGCGCATTACCTGCCTGGAGCGCGACGACTGGCGAGAGACCGCGGCGCAATGCGGCTTTGTCTTCCACACCATCGACGGCGAACGCTATTGGGACGAGCGCGCCTATTACGGCTTCACGCTCGACGAGATCGAGCGCGGTATCGAGACGCCGACCGGCGAGATCGAGGCGATGTGCCTGGAGCTTGCCGGCCGCGTCATCGGCGACGAGCGGCACCTGCGCCGCTTGCAGATTCCGGAAGCGTTCTGGAGCCTGATCGCCGAGAGCTGGAAGCGCGACGACCGCAGCCTCTATGGCCGGCTCGATCTCAGTTACGACGGCAAGGGTCCGGCCAAGCTGCTCGAATACAACGCGGATACGCCGACCTCGCTGTTCGAGGCTGCCGTCTTCCAATGGACCTGGCTCGAACAGGCGATCGAACGCCGCGTCATCCCCTCGCGTGCCGATCAGTTCAACTCCATCCACGAGCGGCTGATCGCGGCATGGAAGGAGATCGCTGGCGGTCGCCACCTCCATCTCACTGGCAGCACCGGCAATCAGGAAGACGCCGGCACGCTCGCTTATCTCGAAGACACCGCACGCCAGGCCGGGCTCTCGACCAGGCTGCTCGACATCGAACAGGTCGGCTGGCGCGATGAGCCTGGCTGCTTCGTCGATCTCGACGATGGCGATATCACGCTGGCCTTCAAGCTCTATCCCTGGGAATGGATGTTCCACGACGCCTTCGGTGCCAAGCTGAAGGACGCGCCGACGCGCTGGATCGAGCCGCCGTGGAAGGCGGTGCTGTCCAACAAAGGCATTTTGCCGCTGCTCTGGGAGATGTTTCCGAACCATCCCCATCTGCTGCCGGCCTTCTTCGAGGACGATCCGCGCGCCGCGGAGCTTCGAACGTCCTATGTCCGCAAGCCGCTGCTGTCGCGCGAAGGCGCCAATGTCACGATCGTGTCCGGCGGCATGGCGCTCGACGAGCAAGCAGGCCCTTACGGCGCCGAAGGCTTTGTGCGGCAGGCTCTAGCACCGCTGCCGAATTTTTCCGGCTTCTATCCGGTGATCGGAAGCTGGTTGGTAAACCACGAACCGTGCGGATTGTCGATCCGCGAGGACGAAAGCCCGATCACGGGCAACCGCTCGCGGTTTCTGCCGCATGCGATTTTGTAG